The Deltaproteobacteria bacterium DNA window CCGCTGAAAGCCCGACGTCCCCGACATGCCGGCACTCATGTCCCTCCCCGGCCATCATGCGGCCAAGCTCCCGAGACAGGTTCATGTTCAGCAGGAACCTCACTTGGCCGCCGCCAGGTTTTCGGGAACGACCCTCTCTTCTGTCGTGGTCGCGGCATAGCCCAGCGCCTCGAGGATGTCTTCGCGCTCAAGTTCGGGCCACTGCGTCAGTATCTCGTCGATGGTCATTCCGGAGCTCAGGTAGTTGAGGATTGACGCCACCGGCATGCGGAGACCGCGGATGCACGGTTTGCCAA harbors:
- a CDS encoding DUF433 domain-containing protein: MEIHHYKFHRITINPAKCFGKPCIRGLRMPVASILNYLSSGMTIDEILTQWPELEREDILEALGYAATTTEERVVPENLAAAK